ACTCTGCTGAAGGCTTCTTCACTGACCGTGACCGGTACCTccgagacacacagacaggacaatgTAAATGCACAGTCCTCTATCGGTAAGTTTCTCTGATGATACACTCTGGTGAGAGAAATAACGGCAATATTTTGTAGGGTCGGTGTAGAGCCAGGGTGCAGCTAAGACTTGACTGAGTAATGGTTAGAGGAGGGTGGTAGGCCTCTGATGAGGGGCAGTGTGAATCGAGGTTAGGGCttggcaggagaggagaggagaggagaggagaggagaggagaggagaggagagggagaagggagaggggagaaatgacaggagaggagagaagggagaggactgagaggagaggagggagaggagagaagggagaggggagaaaggacaggagaggagagaagggagaagactgagaggagaggagggacaggagaggagagaagggacagGAGAgaagggacaggagaggagagaagggacagGAGAGAAGGgacaggagatgagaggaggggaaaggagagaagggagaggagtggaggaagaggagggtgttATATTCTTACCAGCAGCAATATGCCAGCAAGGCCAGCAGCATGATGAGAAGGACTCCCCCCAGTACACAGGCGATGACCACAACTGCCAACAGAGCcgctacacagagagagatacatgaACACACTTCAGATAACCAGGAAATACAAACACCACACTAACTTTTATCAAATCTCTGGACCCATTTGGTTAAGAAAGAGGAGCTTTAGTgcaacttacagtcagtgcagtTGAATCCAGCGTAGCCAAACGGGCATCTGGAATAGAACAATAATAGCAAACATGATACACATTTCATATCTAACCACAATACATTGCCTTAGGTGACAGTAGTTCCTGGTGCAATTACACAGTAAGGGCACAAGGGGGCGCCAGTTACTTGCAGCTATCAACAACGCTTTAATGCAATATCAAAAGGGGATCGCTGCCTGTCTCAaccaaacaaaaatatattaaattaaaATACTCACGGCACACATGTGTCTCCCTCTGACTTTTGACCACTGGGACAGGCTATGGAGAAAGAGGAAACATGGGTGAGAGACAGCCATTGAATTGCATACGGAACCATGTGAATTATCGGATCTCTACGGAGACAGTGATGTCACAGTTTCACAGAGAGGAACTAACATGGGAACACTGTGATCTTCACAGCCACTCTGTGTATTGAAGCTCTGCTATCACAGAAGAGAACAGGTGAAGCTCACCAATGTTTGctcaatacatttgcacaattaAGCCACTTAATAAACATTTGCTTCTAAGAGAGGTTAATATATGTTGTAACATCAGTGCGTACAATTTTAGATTTGAGGAACAGGCTACATAGTATGTGTAGTTTAACATGGGGCTGCGGGGAGCAGGTTCATCTATGTTTGGTAGTTCTCCCCAACTCATAACTTCCCTGCTGGACGAAACTAATCCAGCCCCTGGCTCGGCAGATAGCCACCATGATTCTTCAACTGGTTTCCAGGGCAACGGCCCCTTTGCAGACGAATACATTAAAGAGATATATAGTGCCATTGGTCAGAGAGGAGAAATGTCTACACGGCacttgaccctctctctctctctgtctctattcaaTTTCAAtgttcaattcaaggggctttattggcatgggaaatgtatgttaacattgccaaagcaagtgagctagataataaacaaaagtgaaataaacaatacaaatttacagtaaacattacactcacaaacgttCCAAAAGAATTAAGATATTACAAATgccatattatgtgcaaatagttaaagtaaaaaaagggaacataaataaacataaaaatgggttgtatttacaatggtgtttgttcttcactggttacccttttcttgtggcaacaggtcacaaatcttgctgctgtgatggcacactgtggtatttcacccagtacatatgggagtttatcaaaatcaggtttgtttttgaattcattgtgtatctgtgtattctgagggaaatgtgtgtctctaatatggtcatacatttggcaggaggttaggaagtgcaactcagtttccacctcattttgtgggcagtgtgcacatatgTCTTCTCTTGAGACACCTTTTTCCAAaggcaaggctatgctcactgagtctgtacatagtcaaagctttccttaatattgggtcagtcacagtggtcaggtattctgccactgtgtactctctgtttagggccaaatagcattctagtttgctctgtttttttattaattctttccagtgtgtcaagtaattatctttttgttttctcatgatttgtttgggtgtaattgtgttgctgtcctggggctctgtggctctctctctctcaattcaattcaattcaattcaagggccaaacatgttaacattgccaaagcaagtgaactagataataaataaaagtgaaataaacaataaaaatgtctatcgctctatttctctctctctctcacacacacacacacacacaaaagtatttAAATGAACGCAAATGCATTCTTTTGACGGTAACATTCCCATTTCCCTCACACTGAAGCTAAGCCAAGTGTCCTTGACCTTGCTctgagtctgtctgtgtctgtctgcctccttTCAACTTTTCTCTCTAGCAAATGGAATGTATTCAGCAGCTCCATTATACAGTCGCTAAGCTGTTATCGTGTGTCTTGTGTAACATTTCAATCCACTCAGTACGTACAACCACAAAGACTACGAAAGCATATAATCACCGACTCCTGTCTTGATTTACCTTTCAGTGAGCATAAAACCATTAGAGACAGGTCTGTACTCACCTGTGCAGCTTTGGTTTGAGTAGAAGCTGTTGATGTAGCCAGCCTTACAGGAGCATCTGGTCACTCCATCTTCTTTGTACTCGCACGTAGTAGAGCGGACATCACACGGTAGGGGGGACTGATCACATAGGTCAGTGGCTGGGAAAAGGATAGGGACACACCAGTCAGGATAGGGACACACCAGTCAGGATAGGGACACACCAGTCAGGATAGGGACACACCAGTCAGGATAGGGACACACCAGTCAGGATAGGGACACTTTGTAACGGACCTCCATGTTTTATGGGACTTTTTAATAGCTACAGAGTAGGAGAATGTCAGTATTTGTGTCTactgttgtttgacatgacattCTCCTCTGGTATAATAAAGTACCTATCTATCTACTATTTTCTATGAATAGAAAGTATGGTTAAAGCTCTCAGGTAGTAAGAATCTCCCTGCTGGTCACTCCTTCTACACAGGTTGAAGGCGTAATACACAGTACCCACCGGTAAATGTAGCTCTTTCCAGTATAGTCCCACAGGTCGCCCCACAGGCTCGTATGGCTTTCTCTATAGCGCCATTGGTCGAAGTCTGGGTGGCACTGGAGCCTAGTTTAAACACGTTGTTCACGGTCGCTATCACACTGCCTTGCCTGTAGGGTCACAAAGACCATACATAATCACCATTATAAGCCGGCTGATAAAATGTATGGTCAAACCAATGTCCTGGTCATCACAACAAATCCCACTGGgcgcacactggttgaatcaacgttgtttccacgttaCCTCAATGAAagtacgttgaaccaacgtggaaaagATGTTGACATTACATCTGTGCCTAGTGGGATATACATTGGATAACAACCATTCTTGACAATGTAGCGTAGAGAATCTTACCTCAGCAGCACAACATCAGTTTGGTAGTATCCAGACTCGTTTACCAAGGCTCTTCTCAGCTAAAAATAAGACAAGAGAGGATTATTGTCCCACTCTGTAGCTCTGAGAGGACAATACACTGTAATTACTGGGCTTTGTGACTCAGGGACCTACTGCCTCTGAGATCCTGGCTGCTGTTTGCTGAAATATCACTGATGACCGATTGCTCATTTCATCCTGAAATGTCTGGTTGAGATGCAGGTCTCCAGAGAACACTTGGGCTGAACatgaagggggaaaaaaaggagTCAAAAAAGGAGTCGTCATCAATATTAATATTTTCATCCGCATCATCCCCACCGCCATCATCAGCATCATCCTCAGCATCAGTACCATCATTGTCTTCATTATAACACCAACAACTAGCACTAACCTTGTACACAGCGGCCCTCTAAGAGGAAGGTCCCAGACACACACTGGCAGGTGCCATTGAGACAGATGCTATCATACGGACAGGGAGTGGAGGGACACACTATGGAGATGGGTGGAGGCAGGGATGTGGTAGCAGTGATGGCTGACTCTGGCTGGGTGGTGATTCCACCGGTAGGGGAGGTGGAGGTGTGCAAAGGAGGAAGTGGGCTCTCACTAGTTTTGCTAGTTGGTTGTCCAGGGGTTTCTGtggtaaaaacaaaaaaagaaggAAAGAAGACAAAACAAAGATGAAATTAGAAAGGAAGTTTCAACATTGATTAACATCTCACAGTGAAGATAATATCTTTGTTTTTAATCAGTTCGCTGCATTATATTTAGTCCTCCTTCAGGCGTAACACAGACACAATCATGTTTACAACATATGACACGGACAATTCCATTTCAAAGCATACCTCCTGTAGGTGTGATGGTGGGTGAGGGGGCaagggtggtggtggaggtgtctACGGGGGCCTCAGTGCTGCTGCCTGGGGTTTGGCTTGAGCCTGGAGAGGGTGGGCTGGAGGCAGAGCTGGAGGTGGGGGGCAAGGCTGAAGTGTCAGCTGTGGTTGTAGAATTGGTAGTCCCCTCTGCTCCAGTGGTTTTGTCTGTATGAGGGCTCCCTGTAATGGTAGCTGTGGGGGTTGAGGACGTGGTGCCATCAGTCACAGGGAAAGAGGTCTCAGGGCCCTTTATAGTGGGGACCTGGGAGCCCTCTGTATTGGCGGTGGTCAAGGTAGAGGGCGAGGTACTATGTGATACTGGGAGAGAGGTATCAGGGCCCTTTGTAGTGGAGGAGGGGCGTGTTGAAGACAGGGTACTACCCTCAGTTACTGGGAGAGAGGTATCAGGGCCCTTTGTAGTGGAGGAGGGGCGTGTTGAAGACAGGGTACTACCCTCTGTTACTGGGAGAGAGGTATCAGGGCCCTTTGTAGTGGAGGAGGGGCGTGTTGAAGACAGGGTACTACCCTCAGTTACTGGGAGAGAGGTATCAGGGCCCTTTGTAGTGGAGGAGGGTCGTGTTGAAGACAGGGTACTACCCTCAGTTACTGGGAGAGAGGTATCAGGGCCCTTTGTAGTGGAGGAGGGTCGTGTTGAAGACAGGGTACTACCCTCAGTTACTGGGAGAGAGGTATCAGGGCCCTTTGTAGTGGAGGAGGGGCGTGTTGAAGACTGGGTACTACCCTCAGTTACTGGGAGAGAGGTATCAGGGCCCTTTGTAGTGGAGGAGGGGTGTGTTGAAGACAGGGTACTACCCTCTGTTACTGGGAGAGAGGTATCAGGGCCCTTTGTAGTGGAGGAGGGGCGTGTTGAAGACAGGGTACTACCCTCAGTTACTGGGAGAGAGGTATCAGGGCCCTTTGTAGTGGAGGAGGGTCGTGTTGAAGACAGGGTACTACCCTCAGTTACTGGGAGAGAGGTATCAGGGCCCTTTGTAGTGGAGGAGGGTCGTGTTGAAGACAGGGTACTACCCTCAGTTACTGGGAGAGAGGTATCAGGGCCCTTTGTAGTGGAGGAGGGGTGTGTTGAAGACAGGGTACTACCCTCAGTTACTGGGAGAGAGGTCTGACCAGTTGGTGGGACGGTGGACTTTGTGATCCCTGTACCTGTGGTCTCACTGTCTTTGGTAACTGTATCTGTGGTAGCTGTATTGATTGCTGTTGTTTCATGTGTGCCTGGCTCTTTGGTACTGCTGGTTGGgacaagggaggaggaggaggaggaggttccgGCATGTTCCGTGGTAGACGGAGAGACCCCTCTGCTAAGGACAAGTGTGGTGGTGGGTGTTATCATGCCACTGTCTGTAGATTGACTGTCTTTTTCCGTCGCCTCAGGGGACGTGACAGTGTACGCCGAGGTCTTGTGGGAGGAAGTCCTCTCTGCTGTGCTGACCAACGAGATAGTTCTTGTTTCTGTCGCGGTGGTGCCGATTGCTCCCGTAGACTCCGTCGTATCAGAAGCTGAGGTCAGGTCTGTCGTAGTAGAGACCTCTTTCATTTTAGAGACGGCTGCTGTTGTGGGTGAGGTGCCATCAGTGCTAGGGAGGACAGTTGAGGGGTCTTGGGTGGTGGTGGAGCTGGAGCTGGGTTCAGTGGAGACTGGGATCTTTGTTGATAAGAGGGTGGTGGGTCTATCTCCTGGGGTCAGGGATGTATTTGTGGGCCCAGGACTGCCATGTGTTCCAGGAGTCTGAGTGTTGGACTCTGCCCCTAAAGAAAAAGACAACACTACAAAACATACAGTAAGTCATGAGCTCAGCTTCATGTGCCCCATACACACTCTGCAAAACACCCCAAACCTGCAATACCGAAACAGACCTGTTATGTTAAGGTCAAATGTTAGGGAGTCAAAGCCTGTGGTCTTAACCAGAAGTGTTAAACCTTGGCCAGTTACTCCTCTGGTGTTCATGTTCCCCCCTATAATCAGGGATGACGGAGACTGATGAGTGAATTTAACTACCAGGTAGAAACAAAATATCTGAGGTGTTTGGGCCCTCCAGAAAATAAACGGAATAGCCCTGATTGACAGCATGCGTTCCAATACCACTTGGGCTATCTGCAAAAGCCCTGGAATCTCAACACCCAAAGTGTTCAGTGTTGGAGCTTAGCGATGAAAAGTCATTGCGGCATTTGCTTCAGCTTTAGCTGAGCTCACCATTCCAGTTGTGTCACAGAGACGTACAAAGGTGCATCACGTCACAAGCGTGACAAAAGACAAGTGCACGATCGTCCGTCTACTGACGTACCGCAAATGCCACTCACTGCATCACGTAATGTCAGTGTTGTGTCTAGCCAAGTGTATCACCAGTCTCTTCAAAGAGGACTCGGCGTCATATTGATCTTATTGATCATATTGATCGTGTTGTGGTGATGCCAGTCCACGGTGCTGTTAAACCCAATCTGCTCTGGTCTCTTTGTGTTTGGCAGCTTCACAGCAGCTTGAGGAGCGGCACACCCAGCAGGAGGCCTTTGATAGAATACTGCCTCAGCCTGTTTACCCCGAGCCGCGGAGCTGGGTCCTCATCTGTATGCGTTGGCTGAATAAGTTCAACCTTTTCTATTTCCTCCTCCAGCTAGAGCAGAGAGGGAACACACGCACAACAGGggcccgtcccaaatggcaccctattccatacatagtgcactacttttggctctggtcaatatagggtgccattgggatgCGACTTAGGCAGATGGCCGATGGCAAACCCTGTGTTGCTCCTACCATACCAGGCAGCAGAGATGCAGGAGGAAGTATGAGGGAAACAAAGACTAATATCTGATTCTGTGTGTGATTCAATTATTTTCCAGGAACACACAGTACACGCCAGAGTGTACATTGCCTCGTGTGACCTAATGGCTTTGTCGCTTGGTAACCAAAACCCATTTACAGATGAAAAATTACCAAAGAGCAAACACACACCTGTCAAGGCCGAACTTAATGGCCATCCGTATTTGAGATAGAGAAAACACTTGTATCCATACAGACTCtttcgccacacacacacacacacacacacacacacacacacacacacacacacacacacacacacacacacacacacacacacacacacacacacacacacacacacacacacacacacacacacacacacacacacacccctttatCCACACATATGGTATGAGGGAGTGGATTGAACAAATACAGAGCTATCTGATAGGATGGGTGGTGGACTGAGAGAAAGGCTTTTATGATCACAGCTGACGTGATAGAGATTATATTGGTTATGATGACAACAAGGCGAGGTGACCGAAACCAGAAAACGTCTCCCGAAACTAGAACAGTGATGGGCCAATGACACAAAAACACAGATGCAGTTAAAAGTACGGGATCAATCTGTTAGTAGCTCGTGTAGATTAAGAACGAAAGAAGATAACTAAAACCCTTGAGGCTGACTCCAAGAGATTAAACCCAACAAAGACTAATGAGAAAACACTAGATTTAATGATCCCCTTTTATTCACAGTGCAAGACACAAGAAGTCAACAGTATGTTCTTATAATGAGATTTCTGTCAGTTATGCCCATCCCTCTATCTTTATATGATGATATGAAGACATAGCTATGAGTAAGAGTCTTCCCTCTTCATACTGTACACTCTGGGTGTATCACCACAGTGTGTCACAGTAGACTTTTATCTCTTGGTAACCAAATTAAAACATTCTGCCCATTGGTTAGATTCCTCCTCATAGATTTGCCAGCGGGCCTTGGCGATGCAGACATGCCTGACAGAATGTGTTGTCTTCAGACCAGCGTCTTAGCAGAAACCGGATAAATACACAATA
This genomic stretch from Salmo trutta chromosome 32, fSalTru1.1, whole genome shotgun sequence harbors:
- the LOC115170666 gene encoding mucin-17, which translates into the protein MTLFCHQLFILLWIVVTVLSFSLGAESNTQTPGTHGSPGPTNTSLTPGDRPTTLLSTKIPVSTEPSSSSTTTQDPSTVLPSTDGTSPTTAAVSKMKEVSTTTDLTSASDTTESTGAIGTTATETRTISLVSTAERTSSHKTSAYTVTSPEATEKDSQSTDSGMITPTTTLVLSRGVSPSTTEHAGTSSSSSSLVPTSSTKEPGTHETTAINTATTDTVTKDSETTGTGITKSTVPPTGQTSLPVTEGSTLSSTHPSSTTKGPDTSLPVTEGSTLSSTRPSSTTKGPDTSLPVTEGSTLSSTRPSSTTKGPDTSLPVTEGSTLSSTRPSSTTKGPDTSLPVTEGSTLSSTHPSSTTKGPDTSLPVTEGSTQSSTRPSSTTKGPDTSLPVTEGSTLSSTRPSSTTKGPDTSLPVTEGSTLSSTRPSSTTKGPDTSLPVTEGSTLSSTRPSSTTKGPDTSLPVTEGSTLSSTRPSSTTKGPDTSLPVTEGSTLSSTRPSSTTKGPDTSLPVSHSTSPSTLTTANTEGSQVPTIKGPETSFPVTDGTTSSTPTATITGSPHTDKTTGAEGTTNSTTTADTSALPPTSSSASSPPSPGSSQTPGSSTEAPVDTSTTTLAPSPTITPTGETPGQPTSKTSESPLPPLHTSTSPTGGITTQPESAITATTSLPPPISIVCPSTPCPYDSICLNGTCQCVSGTFLLEGRCVQAQVFSGDLHLNQTFQDEMSNRSSVIFQQTAARISEALRRALVNESGYYQTDVVLLRQGSVIATVNNVFKLGSSATQTSTNGAIEKAIRACGATCGTILERATFTATDLCDQSPLPCDVRSTTCEYKEDGVTRCSCKAGYINSFYSNQSCTACPSGQKSEGDTCVPCPFGYAGFNCTDSALLAVVVIACVLGGVLLIMLLALLAYCCWYRSRSVKKPSAEFSSPYPVEDFRGPWSTTQGITPIPRASTNWASTPMEMTEGGSTHTLVDMKPHTNGAGFHILPKRGKKTGSYDLTSDSMDTFKGKNQSRYSYLVQGHENPYFIPADDRRPV